From the Acidimicrobiales bacterium genome, one window contains:
- a CDS encoding protease inhibitor I42 family protein: GAPQAHVTETIDVRVGQEFELVLATSPRPAHLWRSAVSSPGVAMVSESFAADQPPRHVARLAARTPGDVEVRFTYGTPWDATPVETRSFLVRVQP; this comes from the coding sequence GCGGTGCTCCCCAGGCACACGTCACCGAGACGATCGACGTCCGTGTCGGGCAGGAGTTCGAGCTGGTGCTGGCCACGTCCCCCCGGCCCGCCCACCTGTGGCGCTCCGCCGTCTCCTCGCCGGGGGTGGCGATGGTGTCGGAGAGCTTCGCCGCCGACCAGCCGCCGCGGCACGTGGCCCGCCTGGCGGCGCGCACGCCAGGGGACGTGGAGGTGCGGTTCACCTACGGCACACCCTGGGACGCCACCCCGGTGGAGACCCGGTCATTCCTCGTGAGGGTGCAGCCCTGA